TTATTCGCTGTCAGCAGGTGTCTGAAATCCGTAATTAATATTCGCCTGGCGTGTATCATACTGTTTTTATATACGCTGATTGAATGCGTTGCAGTCAGGTATCTTCCTCAGTTGTCAGGTTTTCTAGCAGCCGTATTCATTCTTGTGATCAGTAGATTTATTGGTAAAAGTCAAATGGTTTTGCATGCAGCAATTATATTATTATTCATTTTTTCTTCAGGCTCCATGACACTTTATACAATTAATTTACTGAATTTTCGGCTATTTTATTGTGCGGCTTTATTAATTATTTTTTTAACAGGCCATTACATCCTTTCTGTTAGAGCTGCGGATTGGATTAGTTTTTCATCTGTACAAGCTACTTTTATTTGCGATGTTAAACTACAGCAGGGAAAGGCATCATGGCTCGGTAAAGGGTATTTGGATTCAGGAAATGCGCTTTCTGCCCCATTTAGTGGTAAGCCTGTGATGTTTGCAGATGCCAATGTATCATCAGAACTGTTACCTGAGGAAGTCGTTGATTACCTGAATGGTCATTCGGAATGTCCTGATCACTGGAAAGAAAAAATTTCTTTTATTCCTTCAAAATCAGTTCATTCGTCGTGTGAAATTCTGGTTGGAGTTGAATGTGAAAAAGTAGAGGTACGATCCAATGGAGAGACATTTGTATTTGAAAACATACCGGTGGTGTTCAGTAAAGAACAATATTACGTAGAGCAGTCGTGTCATTGTCTGCTTAGCCCGATGCAAATGTTGCAATGCTATCAAAAATAAGGAGTGCTGTGAATTGAATTTACTGGATGCAAAAAAGAAGGTTCAATTATGGCTTGTACAGGTAGCCGGTAAGATAAAAGCAAAAGAAATTCACTATATCGGCGGTAGTGAAGCATTGCCATCTCCACTTGAAAGACCGGAAGAAGCAAAAGTGTTAGCCAGACTGGCACAGGGAGACGAGCAGGCGAGGTCACTTTTAATCGAAAGGAATCTCAGACTTGTCGTCTATATATCAAGAAAGTTTGAAAATACGGGTATTAATCTCGAAGACTTGATCAGTATAGGAACAATTGGTTTAATTAAAGCGATTAACACATTTAATATTGAAAAAAATATAAAGCTTGCCACATACGCATCCAGATGTATTGAAAATGAAATCCTGATGTATCTGAGAAGAACGAGCAAGCTGAGATCAGAAGTATCCTTTGATGAGCCACTGAATACAGATTGGGATGGAAACGAGCTGTTATTATCTGATGTGATGGGGACTGAAAATGACCTGATTGTTAAAGGAATAGAAGAGAAAATGGACCGGGTTCTTCTGTATCAGGCATTAACGATTTTAGACGAAAAAGAATCTTTTATCCTAGAGTCAAGGTTCGGGTTAAACGGCAGGCAGGAGCATACACAAAAAGATGTAGCAGATATGATGGGCATCTCCCAGTCCTACATATCAAGACTTGAAAAGCGGATCATAAAACGGCTCCAAAGGGAAGTAGCAAAACTGGTATAACAGGTATTCTTTTCCTCCAGATACACTCCGCATATTTTTTACCAGCAGGGACATACTGAACGAGAACAATTACTCCCGACTGGAGGAAAATCTCATGTCCCGGAAAGTTGAAATTTGTGGTGTTGATACATCTACACTTCCAATTTATAAGAACGAAGAAATGAGAGCATATTTCTCTGCTTTTCAAAGCGGTGATCCTGAAGCGAGAGAGAAACTTGTATATGGAAACCTTAGACTTGTATTAAGTGTGATTCAACGGTTCAGTCACCGGAGCGAAAATCCCGATGATCTGTTCCAGGTCGGTTGTATCGGTCTGTTGAAATCGATTGATAATTTTGATCTGAGTCAAAATGTTCGTTTTTCCACTTATGCTGTACCAATGATTATTGGGGAAATCAGAAGGCACCTCAGAGACAATAACCCGATTCGTGTATCAAGGTCTCTTCGTGATATTGCATACAAATCTTTAAAGGCAAAAGAGGAACTGATATCAGAAACATCAAAGGAACCGACGATCAGTGAAATTGCAAAACGCGCAGATATACCAGAAGAAGATATTGTTTTTGCACTAGATGCCATACAGGAGCCTGTCTCCTTATTTGAACCGGTTTATCAGGATGGTGGAGATCCTGTCTATGTGATGGATCAGGTCAGGGATAACCGCGTGAGTGATGAGCGCTGGATTGAAGAACTGTCAATCAGGGAAGGAATGAAGGACCTTGAAGACAGGGAGCGCCTGATCGTAACAAACAGATTTTTCAATGGCAAAACACAAATGGAAGTGGCTGAGGAGATCGGTATTTCACAGGCACAGGTATCAAGACTTGAAAAAGGAGCCATCAGGCAAATGAATAAATATTTTTCCTGAGAGAAGAATCAAGGATTCTTCTCTTTTTTCATTGCATCGTAAAACAGGCCTCCCTGCATAGACTAAAGTAAGGAGGAGATAATGATGAGAATTTCTGATCTTCAATCAAAAGATGTGGTTTCAATTACTGACGGGAAAAGCTTGGGCTGATTGCTGATATAGATTTAAATGTCTACACAGGCATGATTGATTCTTTTGTACTTCAGGGTCAGGGAGGGTGGTTCAATCGCGGAGAAGAGGTTAGAATAAAATGGAAGGATGTCGCAAAGATCGGAAATGATGTGATTTTGGTCAAAAATATTGATAAAGCTGAAGGGCTAATCAATTAAAGAGATTTTCGCAGATTTATGATACACTTTTAGAGAATCTCTGCGTGCACAGAAAGGTTTGATCTTAATGAATAAGGGCCAGACAAATACATTTCTGGAGTCATCTAAGTGGAAACAGCAATTCCCCGGCCTGACTGCGCTTTTTACAACTAAGAATGGCGGTGTCAGTAAGGGGTATTATTCAACTTTAAATACAGGGCTACATGTAAACGATGAAAACCATACTGTTGTGCAAAACCGAAAAATCGTTGCAGAGCACAGCGGATGGGAATTAAATAAATGGATCTACGCAGACCAGGTGCATGGTACACGTGTCGTTCAGGTAACCTCCCGTCATGCGGGTATGGGGACTGAGGCTTATCATGAGGCAGTGAAAGCAGCTGATGGTCTCTGGACTTTTGACAGTGGAATCGGTTTATCTCTCGGTTTTGCTGATTGTGTTCCAATCTATTTTGCTGAGCCTGAAACCGGATATGCCGGTGTGGCTCATGCAGGATGGAAAGGATCAGTCGGTAACATAGGCGGCGAAATGATCAGGCAGGCAGCTGAAGCAGGAGTCTGTGCAGATAAAATGCACGTATTGATCGGACCTTCTATTGGAGAATGCTGCTACCGGGTAGATCAGCGAGTCATTGACCGGATTCCTGATCAAATTAATAAAAAAGATATATATGAGACGCTCGGAGAAGGTCAGTTCAGACTGAATCTGCAGGAGCTGAATAAACAGCTGATTATAGGTGCGGGCGTGAAAGAGCAGCATATTGAAGTAAGCGGGTTGTGTACAGCCTGCCAGAAAGACCTTTTCTTTTCTCATAGAAGAGATCAGGGGAAAACAGGCAGAATGTCGGCAGTCATTGGATGGAGGGAATCGTAGGTGAAAGTATCTGAAAAGCTTGAGAACATTAACAAAGAAATATATTCAGCTTGTGAGCGTGCAGGCAGGCAGCCTGATACAGTTAAAATTGTAGCAGTCACAAAATATGTCAGTAATGAACGGACGCAGGAGGCAGTTGATGCTGGACTGGTTCACCTTGGTGAGAACCGTCCTGAAGGCTTTCATGAAAAGAAAGAAGCTGTGTCTGGAAATATAAAGTGGCACTATATCGGGTCACTGCAGTCCAGAAAAGTGAAAAACGTCATTAATGACATTGATTATCTTCATTCACTGGACAGGCTGTCACTTGTTAAAGAAATTCAAAAACGCGCTGAACATCAAGTTGATTGTTTTATCCAGATAAATGTGTCAGGAGAAGAACAAAAACATGGACTTTCTCCAGAAAATGCGGCACATTTTGTCGAAGATCTGGCAAACTATGATAAAATAAATGTAGTTGGATTAATGACAATGGCGCCGCTGACTGAAGATGAAGAGGTGATCCGCAGCTGTTTCAAACAGCTGGCAGTGCTGAGAGACTCGATTGCTGCAAAAAATCTGCAGCATGCACCGTGCACTGAGCTGTCAATGGGAATGTCAAACGACTTCACCATTGCCATTGAAGAAGGAGCTACCTACATAAGAATCGGATCTTCGCTCGTCGGAGAATAAAGGAGGAAATCCGTGTTATGGGGATGAAAACGAAATTCAAAGATTTTTTCTTTGGTGAAGAAGAGGAATACATGGAAGAAGTATCTGAAGAAACGCCTGAAGAAGTAAGAAGCATCAGAAAACCTTCTCAAAAACAGAATGTTGTCAGCCTGCAAAGTGTACAGCAGTCTTCTAAAATGGTTTTAATGGAGCCGAGAATGTACGCAGAAGCACAGGAAATTGCTGATCATCTTAAAAGTCACCGAGCTGTTGTAGTAAATCTTCAGCGTATTAGCAAAGACCAGGCAAAACGGATCGTTGATTTCCTCAGCGGAACAGTCTATGCCATTGGCGGTGACATTCAGCGGGTTGGAACAGATATCTTTTTATGTACACCTGATAATATAGAGGTCAGCGGAAATATTACTGATCTGATTCAAGAAGATTAAAATGATGGGTGGTTAAAAGCAGCATGCAAAGTGTTTTAGCTTTAGTCTTTTCGATTTTAGATACATTATTAACGTTTTTCAGTTTTGCGCTGATTATTTATATTTTGCTTTCATGGTTTCCTAATGCAAGAGAAAGCAGCTTCGGCCAGATCCTTGCAAAAATTTGTGAGCCTTACTTGGAGCCGTTTAGAAAAATCATACCACCTCTTGGAATGATTGATATCTCACCACTTGTTGCAATTATTGCACTTAACCTTGCAAGGTCAGGGCTGCAGCAACTATACGTTATGATTACTTAAAGAACTAACCCGGTGACAATCACCGGGTTTTCTTTTATAAAGGATGTGAAACAATGTCTGTTTATCAGCATTTTCGTGAAGAAGAAAGAGGATTTATAGATCAGGTGATGGATTGGAAGCTGGATGTCGAGATGAAATATGCCCCGAGACTGACTGCTTTTCTTGATCCGCGTCAGCAGCATATTATGCAGTCGATTATCGGGTCGGCAGGTGACATAAAAGTGGCTTTTGAAGGAGGGGCGTCTGAGAGTGAAAGAAAAAGAGCCCTTATTTATCCGGATTATCTTTCACCTGAACGTAGCGATTTTGAGCTTGTTCTCCTTAATGTCGGTTTTCCATCGAAGTTTGTCCAGCTCTCTCACGGTGACATTTTAGGGTCACTCATGGGACTTGGGATTAAGCGGGAAACAATTGGCGATATTCTGACTCAAAGAGACCGGATTCAGCTCATAGCGACGAAAGAAATGAGGGATTTTCTCATTATGAATCTGGTTCAGGCAGGTAAAGCAAAGGTCAATGTATCTGAACTGAAATGGGAGGATATCATTCAGCCGGAGCATCAGTGGGCAGAAAAGAATGTACTGGTTTCTTCTATGCGACTGGATACTGTTCTCGCTGGAGCAGTGAACGTTTCAAGACAGAAAGCTCAGCTGCTCATACTGGGTGGTAAGGTAAAAGTGAACTTCAGGCAGGAAGAAAAAACTTCTTTTGAACTTGATCAGGGGGACATGATTTCTGTCCGTGGATATGGCAGAATACACGTAGGGGAGATCAGCGGAGTGACAAAGAAAGATAAAATCAGACTGAATTTTTATTTTCTGCAATCTTAAAGCAGGAATTAGAAGGATTTTTACACAAAGCGTCGAATCATCAGTATAATGGAAGATAGATTATAAAGACTCGGAGGTGCACGTTATGCCACTATCGCCACTCGATATACATAATAAAGATTTCAGCCGCGGATTCAGGGGCTATGATGAAGATGAGGTAAATGAATTTCTTGATCACGTGATGAGAGATTATGAACTGGTTCTGCGTGAAAAGAAAGAGCTTGAAGAAAAACTGAATAACCACACTGAAAGGCTCGGACACTTTACAACAATTGAAGAAACACTCAATAAATCAATTGTAGTGGCTCAGGAAGCAGCTGAAGAAGTTAAGCGTAATGCAACAAAAGAAGCGAAGCTCATTGTGAAGGAAGCAGAAAAAAATGCTGATCGCATCGTGAACGAATCATTAACAAAAGCACGTAAAATTGCGCTTGAAATTGAAGATTTGAAAAAGCAGTCAAAGGTTTTCCGTACCCGTTTTAAGATGCTCATTGAAGCGCAGCTGGATCTGATCAGTCACGATGACTGGGATGAGCTCATGGAATACGACCTTGATACAGAAGAACTGAAAAGCCTTACCCCTGAACACGAATAAGAAATATTGACGTATCATATTTATGTTACTATAATAAAACTGTTAAAATGTAATTTATCATGCACTCATATATTTAGATCAACTGTGATGGGAACAGTACGCTGATGATATACCTGCACTAGCGATTCGGGGATGGTGAAAGCCCGGAGCAGAATGTCAGCGGAAGATCATCCCTGAGTTTTCAGGCTGAATGAAGTAAGTCTGAACGTGTGACAGCGTTACCCGTTACTTAAGTGGAAAAAGTCTGATCTTTTTCTATAAGGGTGGTACCGCGTGAAGCACAAGCTCTCTCGTCCCTTTACCAGGGATGGGGGAGCTTTTTATATTTTCTATGAACACAGGAGGAGAAAAAATGGAATACAAAAATACTTTATTAATGCCAAAAACGGCATTTCCAATGCGGGGTAACCTGCCAAACCGTGAGCCTGAAATGCAGGAAAAGTGGGCAGAAATGGATATCTACAAAAAAGTACAGGAAAGAACAGCAGGAAGACCATTATTTGTTCTGCATGATGGTCCTCCTTATGCCAATGGAGACCTTCATATGGGTCATGCGCTGAACAAAGTGCTAAAAGACTTCATCGTACGATACAAATCTATGAGCGGATTTCAGGCGCCATACGTTCCGGGCTGGGACACTCATGGTCTTCCGATTGAACAGGCGCTTACTAATAAAGGTGTGAAGCGTAAAGAAATGACTGTTGCTGAATTCCGTGAAAAGTGTGCTGAATATGCTCTGCAGCAGATCGATAATCAACGCACACAGTTCAAACGGATCGGTGTCCGCGGTGACTGGGATAACCCATACATTACGCTGAACCCGGAATATGAAGCAGAACAGATCCGTGTATTCGGTGAAATGGCTAAAAAAGGTTATATCTATAAAGGGAAAAAGCCCGTCTACTGGTCTCCATCAAGTGAATCTGCACTTGCTGAAGCAGAAATTGAATATCAGGATAAGCGTTCTGCTTCTATTTATGTATCATTTGATGTGAAAGATGGCAAAGGGAAGCTGGATCAGGATACAGCTTTTGTGATCTGGACGACTACGCCATGGACGATTCCTGCCAACCTGGCAATCGCACTGCACCCTAAGCTTGAATACGTGGTTGTAGACACAGACAGCAAGAAGTTCGTCGTTGCAAAAGAATTGCTTGAAAGCGTTCAGGAAACAATGGGCTGGGAAAAAGCTGATGTGACAGCAACTTACAAGGGCTCAGAACTTGAGCATGTTACTGCAGCACATCCTTTATATAACCGTGAATCTCTCGTTGTACTTGGAGAGCATGTAACAACGGAAGCCGGAACAGGTTGTGTTCATACTGCACCGGGACACGGTGAAGATGACTTTATCGTTGGAAAACAGTACGGACTTGACGTACTTTGCCCGGTTGATGACCGTGGTGTGTTCACTGATGAGGCTCCTGGCTTTGAAGGGTTATTCTATGATAAAGCCAACAAACCGATCACTGAAAAACTTGATGAAGCAGGCGCATTATTAAAGCTTGAATTCTTCACGCACAGTTATCCGCATGACTGGAGAACAAAAAAGCCGATCATCTTCCGTGCAACGGCACAATGGTTTGCTTCTATTGATAAGTTCAGAGAGGAGCTTATGCAGGCCGTACAGGATACAAAGTGGGTTCCGGCATGGGGAGAAACCAGACTGTTTAACATGGTACGTGACCGTGGTGACTGGTGTATTTCAAGACAGCGTGCATGGGGTGTGCCGATTCCTGTATTCTACGCAGAAAACGGAGATGCGATCATCACTGAAGAAACGATTGATCATGTATCTAACCTTTTTGCAGAGCACGGGTCTAATATCTGGTTCGAACGCGATGCAAAAGATCTTCTTCCTGAAGGATTCTCTCATGAAGGAAGTCCGAATGGCCGCTTTACAAAAGAACAGGATATTATGGATGTATGGTTCGACAGCGGTTCTTCCCATCAATCAGTGCTAAAAGTCCGAGATGAGCTTCAGCGTCCTGCTGACCTTTATCTTGAGGGAAGTGACCAGTATCGTGGCTGGTTCAACTCTTCATTGACAACTGGTGTTGCTGTAACTGGTAAAGCACCATACAAAGGCGTGTTGAGCCACGGATTTGCACTTGATGGCAATGGCCGTAAGATGAGTAAATCTCTTGGTAACGTTGTATTGCCTTCTAAGGTGATGAATCAGCTTGGAGCGGATATCCTTCGCTTATGGGTTGCTTCAGTTGACTACCAGGCAGATGTGCGCGTATCTGATCCGATTTTAAAACAGGTTGCTGAAGTTTACCGTAAGATGCGTAATACACTTCGTTTCCTGCTTGCGAACCTGGCTGATTTTGACCCGTCAAAAGATGCTGTATCGTTTGATGACTTAAGAGAAGTTGACCAGTTTATGATGGTCAGACTAAATCAGGTTGTAAAATCAGTGACAAATGCATACGAAAATTATGAGTTTGCATCAATCTATCACACGATTAATAACTTCTGTACGACAGACCTGAGCTCGTTCTACCTTGATTTTGCAAAAGACATTCTTTATATCGAGGCTGAAAATCATCAGGATCGCCGTGCAATGCAGACAGTGATGTATGAGTCGCTTGTATCGCTTGTGAAGCTGCTATCTCCAATTCTTTCTCATACAGCTGATGAAGTATGGGCGTTCATCCCTGGCGTTGAAAAAGAAAGTGTGCAGTTGACTGATATGCCAGAGGCGAAAACCTATGATAATGAGAAAGCACTGCTTGAAAAGTGGAATGCTTTCCTTGATGTAAGAGATGATGTATTAAAAGCGCTTGAGGAAGCGAGAAGCACGAAGCTGATCGGTAAGTCTCTGGCAGCGAAAGTAACGTTGTACGCAGATGAAAAGACGCATGAGCTACTTTCGTCTGTAAATGAGGATCTGAAGCAGCTGTTTATTGTTTCTGATTTTGAGCTTGCTGCTTCATCTGACAGTGTACCTGAACAGGCTATCAAGTTTGATGGTCATACAGTTGCTGTTGAAAAAGCTGAAGGTGAAACGTGTGAAAGATGCTGGACTGTGACAACTGACGTTGGTAAAGACAGTGATCACCCGACACTTTGCACAAGATGTGCGACTGTTGTAAAAGAAAATTATGCAGATGTAGCTGCAGAATAAATGATTTGGAGCTGCCGGTTTAACATACCGGCAGCTTTTCATTTTGTAAGTGCAGAGATTTTGGCTCATTCCATGCCTGCAGGCAGGCATGGCTTTTCAAGCAGAGCTTGAAAAGTACAGAATAAGAAAAGAGAGCGGAAATTCAAGCTAGCTTGATTTCCGCTCTCTTTTCTTATTCTGTAAATGAGCCAAAATCGAACGAGGTTATAAACAAATCATTGTTATTGTTCATATTCGGACAAACTATTTGCAAAACATCTGCTGTAATCATGCCGGAGACCCTGAATTATGCTACAATACTTTAAGGGTTTGCAACGAGATAACGGAGGTAGACAAGTGATCTATTATTTGCTGGCTTTATTTATTATTGTAGTGGACCAGCTGACAAAATGGCTGGTAGTAAGGAATATGGAAGTAGGGGAATCAATTAATGTGATTGATGGTTTCTTCTACCTGACCTCGCATCGTAATACTGGTGCAGCATGGGGCATGCTCGAAGGACAGATGTGGCTGTTTTATATTGTCACACTGGTTGTCATTGCAGGAATTCTTTATTACTATCACAAACATGCTAAAGGAAATAAATTATTCAGTGCAAGTCTGATGGTGTTACTCGGCGGAGCAGTCGGTAACTTTATTGACCGGATTTTCAGGCAGGAAGTTGTAGACTTTTTACAATTTACATTCTTCAACTTTATTTTTAATATTGCTGATGCAGCACTGACAATTGGAGTAATCATGTTATTTCTTCAAATGATTTTAGAAGAAGTGCAAGAAAAGAGGAAGAAAAATGGAAAACATTCAACACTCAATACAGGAAAGTGAAAAAGGAAAACGCCTTGATGCAGTTCTCGCAGGGCTTGAATATAACTGGTCCCGAACACAGGTGCAGCAGTGGATTAAAGAAGGTAACGTTACCGTTAACGGTGCTGCAACAAAACCGAATTACAAATGCGTACCAGGTGCAGAAGTACAGGTAGAGATCCCTGATCCTGAACCGCTTGATGTCGAAGCTGAAGAAATGAACCTTGATATCTATTACGAGGATGCTGATGTACTAGTCGTTAACAAACCAAAAGGGATGGTTGTGCATCCTGCACCGGGACACCTTACCGGCACACTTGTTAACGGTCTGATGGCACATTGTAAAGACCTTTCAGGAATCAATGGCATACTGCGTCCGGGGATTGTCCACCGTATCGATAAAGATACTTCAGGACTATTAATGGTAGCAAAAAATGATTCTGCACATGAAAAACTTGTTCAGCAGCTTGTAGATAAGACTGTGACAAGAAAGTACACAGCTGTTGTCCATGGTGTGATCACACATGGAGCAGGAACAATTGATGCACCGATCGGCCGTGATAAAAAAGATCGCCAGAGTATGACAGTGGTTGATGGCGGTAAACAGGCAGTCACTCATTTTAATGTCATCGAGCGGTTTAAAGACTTTACACTAGTTGAGTGTATTCTTGAAACAGGACGCACACATCAAATTCGTGTGCATATGAAACATATCGGCTTCCCGTTAGCAGGCGATCCAAAATATGGACCGCGTAAAACGCCTGATTTGAATGGACAGGCACTTCACGCAGGGGTGTTAGGATTTATTCATCCTTCAAGTGGAGAATACATCGAATTTGAAGCACCTGCACCAGAAAGTTTCAATGAATTTATCGAAAAACTTAAAAAAGAACATTGACATTGTTCGCATGAAAGTTTAAACTGAGAACAACTTCATAACTGAAACCTTTAATCCGGTCCAGAGAGACAGGAAAGGCTTAGCGAATGTACCAGGTATATTTCTGCCCTTCCGTCTGTCTAAATCCGGAAGGGCTTTTTATATATCGAAAGGAATGATCAGATGTCTGCAACGGTCGTAATGGACGAACAGATGATGAAGCGGGCGCTGACAAGAATTGCCCATGAAATCATTGAACGAAACAAAGGCGTTGAGGATTGTGTGCTCGTAGGAATTAAAACCAGAGGCATTCACCTCGCAGAGCGCCTTAAAGAAAGAATTGAGTCAATCGAGCAGGTAAGTGTTCCAGTCGGTGAGCTGGATATTACAATGTATCGTGATGACCTTGAAAAAAAGCATAATTCGGGTGAGCCGGTTGTTCACAGTAAAAACATTTCACTCGAAATCAACAATAAGAAAGTGATTGTGGTTGATGATGTCCTATATACAGGACGTACGGTCAGAGCTGCGATGGACGCCATTATGGATAATGGCAGGCCAACTCAGATCCAGCTCGCAGTTCTGATTGACCGGGGACACAGAGAGCTTCCGATCAGAGCTGACTTTGTCGGAAAAAATATTCCGACTTCAAGTACTGAAAAGATCAGCGTAGAGCTGAGTGAAACAGATCAAAATGAACAGGTAACCATACACAAATAAATCCTTTAATGCAGCCCCGAGAGGCTGGCAAAGGAGACGACGGGGGATTTCTATATCCTCATGAACCTCTTTGCCATGCTTTCTTGGCAAAGAGGTTTTTTTATGAGGAGGAAACGCAAATGACAAATACACAAACAGCAAAACCTATACTTGATGTAGAAGAAAAACCAAAATTAAACCAGTGGCTCACTCTGAGTCTGCAGCACCTTTTTGCTATGTTTGGCGCAACAGTGCTTGTACCAATGCTAGTTGGATTAAGCCCGGGTACAGCACTTTTATCAAGCGGACTCGGCACGATAGCCTACCTGATCATTACGAAAGGCCAAATTCCTGCCTATCTCGGTTCATCTTTCGCTTTTATTGCACCGATTATAGCAGCAACTGAAATAGGTGGCCCGCAGGCCGCAATGCTCGGCGCATTTTTTGCAGGGCTTGCATACGGTGCAGTTGCAATGCTGATCTATAAGTTCGGCGTAAACTGGTTAATGAGAATCTTACCGCCAGTTGTTGTAGGACCAGTCATTATTGTAATTGGATTAAGCCTTGCAGGAACAGCTGTGAACATGGCAATGTATGAAAATCCATTAGCAGATCCAGCGGAATTTATCTATAGCGGAACGCATATTACAGTAGCACTGATCACACTTGCCATCACAATTATCGCGTCGATCTACTTTAAGGGCTTCTTCGGACTTATTCCGGTCCTTGTAGGAATTACAGGCGGATACATTGCAGCGATGTTTGCCGGTCTGGTTAACTTTCAGCAGGTAATTGATGCACCGTGGTTTGCAGTACCTGAACTTTATATGCCATTTGTAGATTACACACCAGCATTTTCATGGACAGCCATCGCAATTATGGTACCAGTTGCCGTTGTAACACTTTCAGAACATACAGGTCATCAAATGGTTGTTAGTAAAGTAGTAGGAAGAAACTTTTTAGAAAAGCCGGGTCTGCACCGCTCACTGCTCGGTGACGGTGTTGCCACAATGATCGCATCAATGATCGGCGGACCGCCAAATACAACTTATGGTGAAAACATTGGCGTACTTGCGATAACAAGAATCTTCAGTGTCTTTGTGATCGGCGGCGCAGCAGTCCTTGCAATCTTCTTTGGATTTGTCGGTAAGGTATCAGCCTTGATCAGCTCAATACCAACACCGGTAATGGGCGGGGTATCGAT
This region of Jeotgalibacillus malaysiensis genomic DNA includes:
- a CDS encoding uracil phosphoribosyltransferase; the protein is MSATVVMDEQMMKRALTRIAHEIIERNKGVEDCVLVGIKTRGIHLAERLKERIESIEQVSVPVGELDITMYRDDLEKKHNSGEPVVHSKNISLEINNKKVIVVDDVLYTGRTVRAAMDAIMDNGRPTQIQLAVLIDRGHRELPIRADFVGKNIPTSSTEKISVELSETDQNEQVTIHK
- a CDS encoding multicopper polyphenol oxidase, which gives rise to MNKGQTNTFLESSKWKQQFPGLTALFTTKNGGVSKGYYSTLNTGLHVNDENHTVVQNRKIVAEHSGWELNKWIYADQVHGTRVVQVTSRHAGMGTEAYHEAVKAADGLWTFDSGIGLSLGFADCVPIYFAEPETGYAGVAHAGWKGSVGNIGGEMIRQAAEAGVCADKMHVLIGPSIGECCYRVDQRVIDRIPDQINKKDIYETLGEGQFRLNLQELNKQLIIGAGVKEQHIEVSGLCTACQKDLFFSHRRDQGKTGRMSAVIGWRES
- a CDS encoding RNA polymerase sigma 70; its protein translation is MSRKVEICGVDTSTLPIYKNEEMRAYFSAFQSGDPEAREKLVYGNLRLVLSVIQRFSHRSENPDDLFQVGCIGLLKSIDNFDLSQNVRFSTYAVPMIIGEIRRHLRDNNPIRVSRSLRDIAYKSLKAKEELISETSKEPTISEIAKRADIPEEDIVFALDAIQEPVSLFEPVYQDGGDPVYVMDQVRDNRVSDERWIEELSIREGMKDLEDRERLIVTNRFFNGKTQMEVAEEIGISQAQVSRLEKGAIRQMNKYFS
- a CDS encoding membrane protein, with product MQSVLALVFSILDTLLTFFSFALIIYILLSWFPNARESSFGQILAKICEPYLEPFRKIIPPLGMIDISPLVAIIALNLARSGLQQLYVMIT
- a CDS encoding RNA polymerase sigma 70 yields the protein MNLLDAKKKVQLWLVQVAGKIKAKEIHYIGGSEALPSPLERPEEAKVLARLAQGDEQARSLLIERNLRLVVYISRKFENTGINLEDLISIGTIGLIKAINTFNIEKNIKLATYASRCIENEILMYLRRTSKLRSEVSFDEPLNTDWDGNELLLSDVMGTENDLIVKGIEEKMDRVLLYQALTILDEKESFILESRFGLNGRQEHTQKDVADMMGISQSYISRLEKRIIKRLQREVAKLV
- a CDS encoding septum formation initiator gives rise to the protein MPLSPLDIHNKDFSRGFRGYDEDEVNEFLDHVMRDYELVLREKKELEEKLNNHTERLGHFTTIEETLNKSIVVAQEAAEEVKRNATKEAKLIVKEAEKNADRIVNESLTKARKIALEIEDLKKQSKVFRTRFKMLIEAQLDLISHDDWDELMEYDLDTEELKSLTPEHE
- a CDS encoding isoleucyl-tRNA synthetase, which translates into the protein MEYKNTLLMPKTAFPMRGNLPNREPEMQEKWAEMDIYKKVQERTAGRPLFVLHDGPPYANGDLHMGHALNKVLKDFIVRYKSMSGFQAPYVPGWDTHGLPIEQALTNKGVKRKEMTVAEFREKCAEYALQQIDNQRTQFKRIGVRGDWDNPYITLNPEYEAEQIRVFGEMAKKGYIYKGKKPVYWSPSSESALAEAEIEYQDKRSASIYVSFDVKDGKGKLDQDTAFVIWTTTPWTIPANLAIALHPKLEYVVVDTDSKKFVVAKELLESVQETMGWEKADVTATYKGSELEHVTAAHPLYNRESLVVLGEHVTTEAGTGCVHTAPGHGEDDFIVGKQYGLDVLCPVDDRGVFTDEAPGFEGLFYDKANKPITEKLDEAGALLKLEFFTHSYPHDWRTKKPIIFRATAQWFASIDKFREELMQAVQDTKWVPAWGETRLFNMVRDRGDWCISRQRAWGVPIPVFYAENGDAIITEETIDHVSNLFAEHGSNIWFERDAKDLLPEGFSHEGSPNGRFTKEQDIMDVWFDSGSSHQSVLKVRDELQRPADLYLEGSDQYRGWFNSSLTTGVAVTGKAPYKGVLSHGFALDGNGRKMSKSLGNVVLPSKVMNQLGADILRLWVASVDYQADVRVSDPILKQVAEVYRKMRNTLRFLLANLADFDPSKDAVSFDDLREVDQFMMVRLNQVVKSVTNAYENYEFASIYHTINNFCTTDLSSFYLDFAKDILYIEAENHQDRRAMQTVMYESLVSLVKLLSPILSHTADEVWAFIPGVEKESVQLTDMPEAKTYDNEKALLEKWNAFLDVRDDVLKALEEARSTKLIGKSLAAKVTLYADEKTHELLSSVNEDLKQLFIVSDFELAASSDSVPEQAIKFDGHTVAVEKAEGETCERCWTVTTDVGKDSDHPTLCTRCATVVKENYADVAAE
- a CDS encoding cell division protein SepF; protein product: MGMKTKFKDFFFGEEEEYMEEVSEETPEEVRSIRKPSQKQNVVSLQSVQQSSKMVLMEPRMYAEAQEIADHLKSHRAVVVNLQRISKDQAKRIVDFLSGTVYAIGGDIQRVGTDIFLCTPDNIEVSGNITDLIQED
- a CDS encoding signal peptidase II: MIYYLLALFIIVVDQLTKWLVVRNMEVGESINVIDGFFYLTSHRNTGAAWGMLEGQMWLFYIVTLVVIAGILYYYHKHAKGNKLFSASLMVLLGGAVGNFIDRIFRQEVVDFLQFTFFNFIFNIADAALTIGVIMLFLQMILEEVQEKRKKNGKHSTLNTGK